One stretch of Streptomyces sp. NBC_01363 DNA includes these proteins:
- a CDS encoding type II secretion system F family protein, with protein MSAVTGEAVHRVAVVCAVLSAVACPALALAGLRRRRAVRRRGAVLLAVASPKGRRGRGHPALGARTKEWIAPLGAVAAGWVLIGGLPGCVAGLVGAYGAWRWQRARGGSELGAGPAEMAEAARQLPLAADLLAACISAGAGPREAAEAVGESLGGPVGVRLARTAAEIRLGGEPAEAWGRFGEIPGAGALARCLDRAGSTGAPAAEPVARLAEAMRAERASAAVARAQRAGVAMTAPVGLCFLPAFLTVGVAPVVIGLATGLLHTG; from the coding sequence ATGAGTGCGGTCACCGGCGAAGCCGTCCACCGGGTGGCGGTGGTGTGCGCGGTGCTGAGCGCGGTCGCTTGTCCGGCCCTTGCGCTGGCAGGACTGCGGCGGAGGCGGGCGGTGCGCCGCCGGGGCGCGGTGCTGCTGGCGGTCGCCTCGCCGAAGGGTCGGCGCGGGCGGGGACACCCGGCACTCGGCGCCCGGACGAAGGAGTGGATCGCGCCACTGGGCGCTGTGGCGGCGGGCTGGGTCCTGATCGGCGGCCTGCCTGGGTGCGTGGCGGGGCTCGTGGGAGCGTACGGCGCCTGGCGGTGGCAACGGGCCCGAGGCGGAAGCGAATTGGGGGCAGGGCCTGCGGAGATGGCGGAGGCCGCACGTCAGCTCCCGTTGGCGGCCGACCTGTTGGCGGCCTGCATCTCCGCCGGCGCCGGGCCCCGGGAGGCAGCCGAGGCGGTGGGGGAGTCGCTCGGCGGGCCGGTCGGCGTGCGCCTGGCGCGGACGGCCGCGGAGATCCGTCTCGGTGGTGAACCTGCGGAGGCCTGGGGGCGGTTCGGGGAGATACCGGGTGCAGGTGCGCTGGCCCGCTGCCTGGACCGGGCGGGGTCGACCGGAGCTCCGGCGGCGGAGCCGGTGGCTCGGCTGGCCGAGGCGATGCGGGCCGAGCGTGCGAGTGCGGCCGTGGCGCGCGCCCAGCGGGCAGGCGTGGCGATGACCGCTCCCGTCGGACTCTGCTTTCTGCCCGCTTTCCTGACGGTCGGGGTGGCGCCGGTGGTGATCGGTCTGGCGACCGGGCTGCTTCACACCGGATGA
- a CDS encoding DEAD/DEAH box helicase gives MAFNHLPAAMHDALGPLSVTPVTHSVPMAKNHRPSRPPGNSDPRPSPAMVLDRLAAVAGRSARITHTEHLPPRAGTHAIWPDRIRPEVVAAIHQAGIDHPWAHQAAAAEHALDGESVVIATGTASGKSLAYLAPVLSALLDGSEAPNGRGATALYLAPTKALAADQRRAVKQLAAPLGNAIRPAVYDGDTPVEEREWVRQYANYVLTNPDMLHRGILPSHPRWSSFLRALRFVVIDECHTYRGVFGSHVAQVIRRLRRLCARYGADPVFLLASATAADPSVAAGRLTGLPVEEVADDASPRGELVFALWEPPLTDLHGEKGAPVRRTATAETADLLTDLTVQGVRSVAFVRSRRGAELISVIAKERLAEVDRSLPARVAAYRGGYLPEERRALERALHSGQLLGLAATTALELGIDVSGLDAVVIAGYPGTRASLWQQAGRAGRSGEGALAILVARDDPLDTFLVHHPEALFQQPVESTVLDPDNPYVLAPHLCAAAAELPLTEPDLELFGPAAAELLPQLEAAKLLRKRASGWHWTRRERAADLTDIRGEGGRPVQIVEEGTGRLLGTVDESAAHTAVHEGAVHLHQGRTYLVRKLDLEDSVALVEEAGPPYSTTARDTTSIAVLETDTEIPWGDGRLCYGSVEVTSQVVSFLRRRLITGEVLGETKLDLPPRTLRTRAVWWTVTEDQLDAARINPEILGGALHAAEHASIGMLPLFATCDRWDIGGVSVPLHPDTLLPTVFVYDGHPGGAGFAERAFHTARTWLTATRQAIASCECDAGCPSCVQSPKCGNGNEPLHKRGAVRLLTELLRSAPPDPGKPGAAEPPEAEAARPEPSPAEPMVPESASAEAGSEAAARESREQSPEGRPST, from the coding sequence CATCTGGCCCGATCGCATCCGGCCGGAAGTCGTCGCTGCGATCCACCAGGCCGGAATCGATCACCCGTGGGCGCACCAGGCGGCCGCCGCCGAGCACGCCCTGGACGGCGAATCCGTGGTCATCGCCACCGGCACGGCGTCCGGAAAGTCGCTCGCCTACCTCGCCCCGGTCCTCAGCGCCCTGCTCGACGGCTCCGAGGCCCCGAACGGCCGGGGCGCCACCGCCCTGTACCTGGCCCCCACCAAGGCCCTGGCCGCCGATCAGAGGCGTGCCGTGAAGCAGCTCGCGGCACCGCTCGGCAACGCCATCAGGCCCGCGGTCTACGACGGCGACACTCCGGTCGAGGAACGCGAATGGGTGCGTCAGTACGCCAACTACGTCCTGACCAACCCCGACATGCTGCACCGCGGGATACTCCCGTCCCACCCCCGCTGGTCCTCCTTCCTGCGCGCCCTGCGCTTCGTCGTCATCGACGAGTGCCACACCTACCGCGGTGTCTTCGGCTCCCACGTCGCCCAGGTGATACGCCGTCTACGGCGCCTGTGCGCCCGTTACGGCGCCGATCCGGTCTTCCTCCTCGCCTCCGCCACCGCGGCGGACCCCTCGGTCGCGGCCGGCCGCCTCACCGGCCTCCCGGTCGAGGAGGTCGCCGACGACGCCTCGCCCCGCGGCGAGCTGGTCTTCGCGCTGTGGGAGCCGCCCCTGACCGACCTGCACGGCGAGAAGGGCGCCCCTGTCCGGCGCACCGCCACCGCCGAGACCGCCGACCTCCTCACCGATCTCACCGTCCAGGGCGTCCGCTCGGTCGCCTTCGTACGCTCCCGGCGCGGCGCCGAGCTGATCTCCGTCATCGCGAAGGAGCGCCTCGCCGAGGTGGACCGCTCGCTGCCGGCCCGGGTCGCCGCCTACCGCGGGGGCTATCTCCCCGAGGAACGCCGCGCCCTGGAGCGCGCCCTGCACTCCGGGCAACTGCTCGGACTGGCCGCCACCACGGCCCTCGAACTCGGCATCGACGTCTCCGGCCTCGATGCCGTCGTCATCGCCGGCTATCCCGGCACCAGGGCATCGCTGTGGCAGCAGGCGGGCCGCGCCGGGCGCTCCGGCGAGGGCGCCCTGGCCATCCTGGTGGCCCGCGACGACCCGCTGGACACCTTCCTCGTCCACCATCCCGAGGCGCTGTTCCAGCAGCCCGTGGAGTCGACCGTCCTCGACCCCGACAATCCGTACGTCCTCGCCCCCCATCTGTGCGCCGCCGCCGCGGAGCTCCCCCTCACCGAGCCGGACCTGGAACTCTTCGGCCCGGCCGCGGCCGAACTGCTGCCGCAGCTGGAAGCTGCGAAACTGCTCCGCAAACGGGCATCGGGCTGGCACTGGACCCGCCGCGAGCGCGCCGCCGACCTCACCGACATCCGTGGCGAGGGCGGCCGCCCCGTCCAGATCGTCGAGGAGGGCACCGGCCGGCTGCTGGGCACCGTCGACGAATCGGCCGCGCACACCGCCGTCCACGAGGGCGCCGTACACCTCCATCAGGGCCGCACCTACCTGGTCCGGAAGCTGGACCTGGAGGATTCGGTGGCCCTGGTCGAGGAGGCCGGCCCGCCGTACTCGACCACCGCACGCGACACCACCTCCATCGCCGTCCTGGAGACCGACACCGAGATCCCGTGGGGTGACGGGCGGCTCTGCTACGGCTCCGTGGAGGTCACCAGTCAGGTCGTCTCCTTCCTGCGTCGCAGGCTGATCACCGGCGAGGTCCTCGGCGAGACCAAACTGGACCTGCCGCCCCGCACGCTGCGCACCCGCGCCGTCTGGTGGACGGTCACCGAGGACCAGCTCGACGCCGCCCGCATCAACCCGGAGATCCTGGGCGGCGCCCTGCACGCAGCGGAGCACGCGTCGATCGGGATGCTGCCGCTCTTCGCCACCTGCGACCGGTGGGACATCGGCGGCGTCTCCGTGCCCCTGCACCCGGACACCCTGCTGCCCACGGTCTTCGTGTACGACGGCCACCCAGGCGGTGCCGGATTCGCCGAGCGGGCCTTCCACACCGCCCGTACGTGGCTGACCGCGACCCGCCAGGCGATCGCGTCCTGCGAATGCGATGCGGGCTGCCCGTCCTGCGTCCAGTCCCCCAAGTGCGGCAACGGCAACGAGCCACTGCACAAACGCGGTGCCGTGCGCCTCCTCACCGAACTCCTGCGATCCGCACCTCCGGACCCGGGGAAGCCAGGCGCTGCGGAGCCGCCGGAGGCGGAGGCGGCGCGGCCGGAGCCGAGCCCTGCGGAGCCGATGGTGCCGGAGTCGGCGTCGGCGGAGGCTGGGTCGGAGGCAGCGGCCCGGGAGAGCCGGGAGCAGTCGCCGGAGGGCCGGCCCTCGACCTGA
- a CDS encoding DUF4244 domain-containing protein: MVRRIKNWVRVMARRVRSDSGMTTSEYAVGTIAACAFAAVLYKVVTSQPVMSALQSLLKDALDAKF, encoded by the coding sequence ATGGTGCGGCGAATCAAGAACTGGGTGCGCGTCATGGCACGCCGAGTTCGGTCGGACAGCGGAATGACGACATCCGAATATGCGGTGGGGACGATCGCGGCCTGTGCGTTCGCGGCGGTGCTCTACAAGGTGGTCACCAGCCAGCCGGTCATGTCCGCACTGCAGTCGCTGTTGAAGGACGCGCTCGATGCGAAGTTCTGA
- a CDS encoding TadE family type IV pilus minor pilin — MRSSESGPGALAGGRSRIGGGRAGARRDRGAVTAEAAMAIPALVVFALALVWALMAASAQIRCVDAARAGARAAARSEPEAQVLEAARSAAPGGAEVAMERAGELWRVRVAASMPGPGPLALTLHAEAAALAEDTVGVTQ; from the coding sequence ATGCGAAGTTCTGAGAGCGGCCCCGGGGCGCTCGCCGGAGGGCGTTCCCGTATCGGGGGCGGGAGAGCCGGGGCCCGAAGGGATCGGGGCGCGGTGACGGCGGAAGCGGCCATGGCGATTCCGGCGTTGGTGGTGTTCGCCCTGGCGTTGGTCTGGGCGCTGATGGCCGCCTCCGCCCAGATCCGGTGCGTGGACGCGGCGAGGGCCGGGGCGAGGGCGGCGGCCCGTTCGGAGCCGGAGGCGCAGGTGTTGGAAGCCGCCCGTTCGGCGGCACCCGGCGGGGCCGAAGTCGCGATGGAGCGGGCCGGGGAGCTGTGGCGGGTACGGGTGGCGGCGTCGATGCCGGGGCCGGGCCCGCTGGCCCTGACGCTTCACGCGGAGGCGGCGGCACTGGCCGAGGACACGGTAGGGGTGACGCAATGA